The Cricetulus griseus strain 17A/GY chromosome 9, alternate assembly CriGri-PICRH-1.0, whole genome shotgun sequence genome has a segment encoding these proteins:
- the LOC113837350 gene encoding immunity-related GTPase family Q protein isoform X2, with protein MPLPQGDVTALFLGPPGSGKSSLIAALCGKNVDTVEIPEGRPDSQVPSLRAAAPGLFLGELSCPPAAPGPWAAEANLLVLVLPGSEGTEEPLTPALGEAARAALARGTPLLAVRHLRPGDSQNAAQARDQTAELLNRAGLGAAPLFVLPPDCSSSDCCEELERLQVVLRSQAEALQRLLPPAQDGFEVLGAAELEAVREAFETGGLEAALSWVRAGLERLGSARLDLAVAGTANVGLVLDMLLGLDPGDPGAAPAMDPTEPTPYPAPERPNVVLWAVPLGSTALSPATTPHPSHYDALILVTPGAPTEENWAQVRSLVSPDAPLVGVRTDGQGENPPEALEEERAEKLTNASGDGNSGDARSQGKENPGSGGDAGPTAARSPEDEPWEVLEEVPPPVFPLRPSGLPGLGSWLQRALPTAQAGALLLALPPASPGAARRKAAALRAGAWRPALLASLAAAAAPVPGLGWACDVALLRGQLAEWRRALGLEPAAVARRERALGLTPGVLAARTRFPGPVTRAEVEARLGSWAGEGTAGGAALGALSFLWPAGGAAATGGLGYRAAHGVLLQALDEMLADAEAVLGPPEPNQ; from the exons GAATGTGGACACGGTAGAGATTCCCGAAGGACGGCCGGATTCTCAAGTCCCCAGTCTGAGAGCTGCGGCCCCGGGTCTCTTCCTGGGCGAGCTGAGCTGCCCACCCGCAGCTCCGGGGCCCTGGGCGGCAGAGGCCAACTTGCTGGTACTGGTGCTACCGGGATCTGAGGGAACCGAGGAGCCTTTGACCCCGGCTCTGGGAGAGGCAGCGCGGGCCGCCCTGGCCCGAGGCACTCCGCTGCTGGCTGTTCGGCACCTGCGTCCTGGAGATTCCCAGAATGCAGCTCAGGCCCGGGATCAGACCGCGGAGCTGCTGAACAGGGCTGGGCTGGGAGCTGCGCCTCTCTTTGTGCTGCCCCCGGACTGCAGCAGCAGTGACTGCTGCGAGGAGCTCGAGCGCCTGCAGGTGGTGCTGCGATCTCAGGCCGAGGCGCTGCAGAG gcTCCTGCCACCAGCCCAGGATGGCTTCGAGGTGCTGGGTGCAGCAGAGCTGGAAGCTGTTCGGGAGGCCTTCGAGACCGGTGGCCTGGAGGCGGCGCTGTCGTGGGTGCGCGCTGGCCTTGAGCGCCTGGGCAGCGCGCGACTGGACCTGGCAGTGGCCGGCACTGCCAACGTAGGCCTTGTGCTGGACATGCTACTGGGACTGGATCCTGGTGACCCAGGTGCTGCGCCTGCCATGGATCCCACTGAGCCCACCCCGTATCCGGCTCCAGAGCGCCCCAACGTGGTGCTCTGGGCCGTTCCCTTGGGCTCCACGGCCCTATCTCCCGCCACGACCCCTCACCCGAGCCACTACGATGCCCTGATCCTCGTCACCCCTGGGGCTCCCACCGAAGAGAACTGGGCCCAGGTCCGCTCATTGGTGTCGCCAGATGCTCCACTCGTCGGTGTGCGCACGGACGGCCAGGGCGAGAATCCCCCTGAGGctctggaagaagaaagggcCGAGAAGCTCACCAATGCAAGCGGCGACGGGAACTCGGGGGATGCACGCagccaaggaaaagaaaaccctgGCTCCGGGGGAGACGCGGGGCCCACGGCTGCTCGGAGCCCGGAGGATGAGCCGTGGGAGGTGCTGGAAGAGGTGCCTCCACCCGTCTTCCCTCTGCGCCCTAGTGGTCTCCCAGGGCTGGGAAGCTGGCTGCAGCGCGCACTGCCCACGGCTCAGGCCGGGGCGCTGCTGCTGGCACTGCCACCCGCAAGTCCCGGCGCGGCGCGGAGGAAGGCGGCGGCGCTGCGGGCCGGAGCGTGGAGGCCAGCCCTGCTAGCCAGCCTGGCGGCCGCGGCCGCCCCCGTACCAGGATTGGGCTGGGCTTGCGACGTGGCACTTCTCCGGGGACAGCTGGCTGAGTGGCGCCGGGCGCTAGGTCTCGAACCGGCGGCAGTGGCACGCCGTGAGCGCGCCCTGGGCTTGACTCCCGGAGTGCTGGCGGCTCGCACTCGCTTCCCAGGTCCCGTGACGCGCGCCGAGGTGGAGGCCAGATTGGGGTCCTGGGCAGGCGAGGGCACCGCCGGAGGCGCAGCGCTGGGCGCGCTCTCCTTCCTATGGCCCGCGGGTGGCGCAGCGGCGACAGGTGGTCTGGGTTACCGTGCTGCCCACGGTGTCCTGCTGCAGGCCCTGGATGAGATGCTGGCTGACGCTGAGGCGGTGCTGGGACCTCCAGAGCCCAACCAGTGA
- the LOC113837350 gene encoding immunity-related GTPase family Q protein isoform X1 yields the protein MPLRQAMPLPQGDVTALFLGPPGSGKSSLIAALCGKNVDTVEIPEGRPDSQVPSLRAAAPGLFLGELSCPPAAPGPWAAEANLLVLVLPGSEGTEEPLTPALGEAARAALARGTPLLAVRHLRPGDSQNAAQARDQTAELLNRAGLGAAPLFVLPPDCSSSDCCEELERLQVVLRSQAEALQRLLPPAQDGFEVLGAAELEAVREAFETGGLEAALSWVRAGLERLGSARLDLAVAGTANVGLVLDMLLGLDPGDPGAAPAMDPTEPTPYPAPERPNVVLWAVPLGSTALSPATTPHPSHYDALILVTPGAPTEENWAQVRSLVSPDAPLVGVRTDGQGENPPEALEEERAEKLTNASGDGNSGDARSQGKENPGSGGDAGPTAARSPEDEPWEVLEEVPPPVFPLRPSGLPGLGSWLQRALPTAQAGALLLALPPASPGAARRKAAALRAGAWRPALLASLAAAAAPVPGLGWACDVALLRGQLAEWRRALGLEPAAVARRERALGLTPGVLAARTRFPGPVTRAEVEARLGSWAGEGTAGGAALGALSFLWPAGGAAATGGLGYRAAHGVLLQALDEMLADAEAVLGPPEPNQ from the exons GAATGTGGACACGGTAGAGATTCCCGAAGGACGGCCGGATTCTCAAGTCCCCAGTCTGAGAGCTGCGGCCCCGGGTCTCTTCCTGGGCGAGCTGAGCTGCCCACCCGCAGCTCCGGGGCCCTGGGCGGCAGAGGCCAACTTGCTGGTACTGGTGCTACCGGGATCTGAGGGAACCGAGGAGCCTTTGACCCCGGCTCTGGGAGAGGCAGCGCGGGCCGCCCTGGCCCGAGGCACTCCGCTGCTGGCTGTTCGGCACCTGCGTCCTGGAGATTCCCAGAATGCAGCTCAGGCCCGGGATCAGACCGCGGAGCTGCTGAACAGGGCTGGGCTGGGAGCTGCGCCTCTCTTTGTGCTGCCCCCGGACTGCAGCAGCAGTGACTGCTGCGAGGAGCTCGAGCGCCTGCAGGTGGTGCTGCGATCTCAGGCCGAGGCGCTGCAGAG gcTCCTGCCACCAGCCCAGGATGGCTTCGAGGTGCTGGGTGCAGCAGAGCTGGAAGCTGTTCGGGAGGCCTTCGAGACCGGTGGCCTGGAGGCGGCGCTGTCGTGGGTGCGCGCTGGCCTTGAGCGCCTGGGCAGCGCGCGACTGGACCTGGCAGTGGCCGGCACTGCCAACGTAGGCCTTGTGCTGGACATGCTACTGGGACTGGATCCTGGTGACCCAGGTGCTGCGCCTGCCATGGATCCCACTGAGCCCACCCCGTATCCGGCTCCAGAGCGCCCCAACGTGGTGCTCTGGGCCGTTCCCTTGGGCTCCACGGCCCTATCTCCCGCCACGACCCCTCACCCGAGCCACTACGATGCCCTGATCCTCGTCACCCCTGGGGCTCCCACCGAAGAGAACTGGGCCCAGGTCCGCTCATTGGTGTCGCCAGATGCTCCACTCGTCGGTGTGCGCACGGACGGCCAGGGCGAGAATCCCCCTGAGGctctggaagaagaaagggcCGAGAAGCTCACCAATGCAAGCGGCGACGGGAACTCGGGGGATGCACGCagccaaggaaaagaaaaccctgGCTCCGGGGGAGACGCGGGGCCCACGGCTGCTCGGAGCCCGGAGGATGAGCCGTGGGAGGTGCTGGAAGAGGTGCCTCCACCCGTCTTCCCTCTGCGCCCTAGTGGTCTCCCAGGGCTGGGAAGCTGGCTGCAGCGCGCACTGCCCACGGCTCAGGCCGGGGCGCTGCTGCTGGCACTGCCACCCGCAAGTCCCGGCGCGGCGCGGAGGAAGGCGGCGGCGCTGCGGGCCGGAGCGTGGAGGCCAGCCCTGCTAGCCAGCCTGGCGGCCGCGGCCGCCCCCGTACCAGGATTGGGCTGGGCTTGCGACGTGGCACTTCTCCGGGGACAGCTGGCTGAGTGGCGCCGGGCGCTAGGTCTCGAACCGGCGGCAGTGGCACGCCGTGAGCGCGCCCTGGGCTTGACTCCCGGAGTGCTGGCGGCTCGCACTCGCTTCCCAGGTCCCGTGACGCGCGCCGAGGTGGAGGCCAGATTGGGGTCCTGGGCAGGCGAGGGCACCGCCGGAGGCGCAGCGCTGGGCGCGCTCTCCTTCCTATGGCCCGCGGGTGGCGCAGCGGCGACAGGTGGTCTGGGTTACCGTGCTGCCCACGGTGTCCTGCTGCAGGCCCTGGATGAGATGCTGGCTGACGCTGAGGCGGTGCTGGGACCTCCAGAGCCCAACCAGTGA